In Thunnus thynnus chromosome 11, fThuThy2.1, whole genome shotgun sequence, the following proteins share a genomic window:
- the ppp2r3b gene encoding serine/threonine-protein phosphatase 2A regulatory subunit B'' subunit beta isoform X3 yields MAEYYGGLSALKRMRMRELSLRQDPDLRKELALLARGCDFVLPSRFKKRLRAFQQGQAQVRTEEPVTTALSESIPKFYFPQGRPQANLNIDSLISKIEKIFSQFPNERATIEDMGQVAKACECPLYWKVPLFCLAGGDRTGFVSVHKFVAMWRKTLQTCHDDASKFVHLLAKPGCNYLEQDDFIPFLQDVVNSHAGLAFLKEAPDFHSRYITTVIQRIFYNVNRSWTGKITCSELRKSNFLQNVALLEQEEDVNQLTEFFSYEHFYVIYCKFWELDTDHDLYIDQKDLARHNDQAISHKMIERIFSGTVTRDRRVYKEGRLSYADFVWFLISEEDKKTDTSLEYWFRCMDLDGDGVLSMYELEYFYEEQCQKLETMAIEPLPFEDCLCQMLDLVKPEVEGKITLRDLKRCKLSHIFFDTFFNIEKYLDHEQKDPFSVIRELEQDGQEVSDWEKYAAEEYDILVAEEAANDHCNDVYDNPLSPLGQHISSDLGLTKRHFFEIPSPHCNLDLDEYEYEDDFD; encoded by the exons GATGAGGATGAGGGAACTGTCTCTGCGTCAGGACCCTGACCTGAGGAAGGAGTTGGCTCTGCTGGCACGTGGCTGTGACTTTGTTCTGCCCTCTCGATTCAAGAAGAGGCTCAGAGCCTTCCAACAAGGACAG gCGCAGGTGAGGACCGAGGAGCCCGTCACCACAGCGCTAAGTGAAAGCATTCCAAAGTTCTACTTCCCACAGGGCCGGCCCCAAGCCAACCTCAACATCGACAGCCTCATTTccaaaattgagaaaatattttccCAATTCCCAAATGAAAGGGCCACCATTGAGGACATGGGGCAGGTTGCCAAG GCCTGTGAGTGTCCTCTTTACTGGAAAGTTCCATTGTTCTGCTTGGCTGGAGGTGACAGGACGGGCTTCGTGTCTGTTCACAAATTCGTGGCTATGTGGAGAAA AACTCTGCAGACCTGTCACGATGACGCTTCTAAATTTGTGCACCTCTTGGCCAAGCCTGGCTGTAATTACCTGGAACAAGACGACTTTATTCCATTCCTGCAG GATGTGGTGAACTCTCATGCAGGCCTGGCCTTTCTGAAGGAGGCACCGGACTTTCACTCCAGATACATCACCACG GTGATTCAGAGGATATTTTACAATGTGAACCGGTCATGGACTGGAAAGATAACATGTTCTGAGCTCAGGAAAAGTAACTTTCTTCAG AATGTGGCGTTGCTGGAGCAGGAAGAAGACGTCAACCAGCTGACAGAGTTCTTCTCCTATGAACATTTCTATGTTATCTACTGCAAGTTCTGGGAGCTGGACACTGACCATGACCTCTACATAGACCAGAAGGACCTGGCACGACACAATGACCAAG CCATCTCCCATAAGATGATTGAGAGAATATTCTCAGGAACAGTAACAAG GGACAGGCGGGTGTACAAGGAGGGGCGGCTGAGTTACGCTGATTTTGTGTGGTTCCTCATCTCTGAGGAGGACAAGAAGACTGACACTAG TTTAGAGTACTGGTTCCGCTGTATGGACCTGGACGGGGACGGTGTGCTCAGCATGTACGAGCTGGAGTACTTCTACGAGGAGCAGTGTCAGAAGCTGGAGACCATGGCGATTGAGCCCCTTCCCTTTGAAGACTGCCTCTGCCAAATGCTTGACCTCGTCAAGCCCGAGGTCGAAG GTAAGATCACTCTGCGGGACCTGAAGAGGTGCAAGTTGTCCCACATCTTCTTCGACACTTTCTTCAACATCGAGAAGTATCTGGACCACGAGCAGAAGGACCCATTCTCTGTTATAAGG GAGCTGGAGCAAGACGGCCAGGAGGTCTCAGACTGGGAGAAATATGCTGCAGAAGAATACGACATCCTGGTGGCTGAGGAGGCTGCAAACGATCACTGCAATGATGT GTATGATAATCCTTTGAGCCCTTTAGGGCAGCACATCTCCAGTGATCTGGGTCTGACAAAGAGACACTTCTTTGAGATCCCCAGTCCACACTGCAACCTGGACCTGGATGAATACGAATACGAAGACGACTTTGACTGA